ttaagaaaaaaataaatttaatacgtAATTGAAATGTCCTTTTGATGTTTTTGCAATAAATCTTAAAacaagaaaatttatttatattattgaaatgtCAAAGTAATAATCTTGTTCCAAGTCTACTATTTTAAATTAGGTAAATGAGAAACCTATGACTTGTTTGACTCTGtctttttacttatttatatttaatatttatttattttcatataataaaTTCTACAgaacaatattattattataattaaaaataacaatttaaGAAGTCCTACCACTCATCAGAATCCATCCAATTTTACAAATCCAAACTCTCCTTCAGCCATGGATTCTTCTCTTGCTTGTCTTCTCTTCTCCTTGTTTTTGTTGCCACGTTCATTGCTCGCTCAAAATACTAATAATATAATGGTGGGAAGCTCTCTCACTGCAGGTGATAACAAAGTACGGCCATGGCTTTCACCTTCAGAGGATTTTGCTTTTGGGTTTCACCAGCTTGAGAAAAAAGATCTTTACTTGCCTGCTATATGGTATAACAAAATTTCTACCAAAACCATAGTCTGGTATGCAAATATTGAATATGAACCTGCAGTTGCACCACCAAGATCCAAGCTAGAGCTCACTGCTGATCGAGGGCTTGTTCTTACTAGCCCTCAAGGCGCAGAGATCTGGAAATCTGGTATCAATTTGGGAGAAGCTGCTAATGGTTTCATGAATGATACAGGAAACTTCATATTATCAAATTCACGCTCTGAAATTTTATGGGAGAGCTTTGATTATCCAACTGATACATTGTTGCCTGGACAGACACTAGAGAGAGGTGGACAAATTCTCTCTTCTAGACTTACAGAGACCAACTTCTCCCGTGGAAGGTTTCAGTTTCGTTTGATTCCAGATGGGAATGCTGTGCTAAATAGTAACAATTTGCCTACTGGTTATGCATATGCAGCCTATTTCTTTAGCAATACTGTTGATTCTAACTTATCAAATGCTGGGTTGCGAGTAGTATTCAACGATTCAGGTTATTTGTATGTGTTGCGAGCAAGCGGCATACGAGTGCTCCTCACGCCAGGAAGAGTTGTCTCAGCCGCAGAAAATTATCAGAGAGTAACTCTCAATTTTGATGGGGTCTTCGTACAGTATTCGCACCCCAAGAATTCCACTGGCAATGGAGGAAAGTGGTCTGTTATTCGTACGATGCCAGATAATATTTGTACCGGTATTATTGGATTAGAAGGAAACACACCCTGTGGCTTTAATGGTGTCTGCCGACTAAGCACTGATCAACGGCCAATCTGTAGCTGCCCACAAAGATTTTCTCTACTTGATCCAAATGATCCTCATGGAGGCTGCAGACCTGACTTTTATCCTCAGTTTTGTGAAGAAAATGTGTCTAATTCCCTGAAAGACTTTGATTTCTTTGAGCTGGAGAATACTGATTGGCCAACTTCTGATTATGATAGGTATACACCTTCTAATGTGGAAGAGTGTCAGAATGCATGTAGCGAAGATTGCTTCTGCAACGTAGTTGTATTTAAAGAAGGAAACTGCTGGAAGAAGAAGTTGCCACTTTCGAATGGTAGGCGAGACGATGATTTTAATGGAAAGACATTTATAAAAGTAAGAAAAGGTAATTATACAATAAGAGGACCTCCTCTATTACCTTCTCCAACTCCCAGTGAAAAGAAGAACAAGGATAGTTTGGTCCTAGTGGTGTCTGTGCTCTTAGGAGGTTCTGTGCTCGTCAACTTTGTGTTGAGCTTTTACCATTTGTTCTTCTACCACAAAAAGTCCAAAAGGATCCCTCCAGTCGCAGAAACAGCTGCAGAATCCAATTTGAGATGCTTTAGCTACAAGGAGCTTTTTATAGCAACAAATGGCTTCAAAGAAGTTGCAGGAAGAGGATCTTTTGGCATTGTTTATAAAGGGGAAATAGAAATGGCTACTAAAGTTCCAGTTGCTGTCAAGAAATTGGACAGAATAGTTGAAGAAGGTGAGAAGGAATTTAGGACTGAAGTTAAAGTGATTGGCCAAACACACCACAAGAATCTAGTCCAACTTGTTGGATTTTGTGATGAGGGACAACATCGGTTATTAGTGTACGAGTTCATGAGCAATGGAACGCTAGCAAACTTTCTTTTTACAAAGACAAAAATCAACTGGAACCAAAGAATCCAGATAGCATTTGGAATTGCTAGAGGACTTGTATACCTACACGAAGAGTGTAGCACTCAAATCATCCATTGCGACATAAAGCCTCAAAATATTCTCCTAGATGATTATTATAACGCCAAGATTTCCGATTTTGGATTGGCAAAGCTTTTGGTGTTGGATCAGAGCCAAACTTTTACTGCTATCAGAGGAACCAAAGGATATGTTGCACCAGAATGGTTCAGGAACATGGCTGTCACAGTAAAGGCCGATGTGTACAGCTTTGGAGTTTTATTGTTGGAAATAATTTGTGGTCGAAAGTGTGTCGATACAGACGTTAGTGCAGAGAGAGGACTTCTGATTGACTGGGCTTATGATTGTTACCGAGAAGGAACAATAAGTGCTTTGGTTGAAGATGATGACGAAGCCATGAATGATATGAAGAAGCTTGAGAGGTTTGTGATGGTTGCAATTTGGTGCATTCAGGAAGATCCTGCTTTAAGACCAACCATGAAAATGGTTGTTCTGATGCTTGAAGGTATTGTTCAAGTTACTGCTCCGCCATGTCCATGCCCATTTAGCACTGTATTTAGTTGAAAACCAGCTCTTCTTTCTCTCTGCAAATGCAAATTTTTTCCTGTTGATATTTAATTACCTTCGTATTGTTTCTAGTTTAGTTTATAtcgttatatttaaataatcatTATAATAATTGTCTTTATTAAGGTGGATGGTTCATTCAGATTATGATAGCATATAGCCAAATACAGAGCTTACAGCTTAGCTTTTCCagaagtttattattattttttaactcaattagttctttttttaaattttttttattttttattaatttattattttatatattgtaatatattaattttatgaaagtaaaatacattttaatataCCATAATTGATCCTCTCAGCACATTATCAGTTAATAtcctatttaaataaatatatcttattttattattttatcgatttttttattattattctaaaattatcgttctaataatatataattgactattataattttatttaattttatgttatttccaattcaatttatcattaattattattttttcaaataagtattcaaaatatttttaatatttaataaatttaatatttttaagataatataatttaaaaaattaataaaataaattattttttaatatgtataaaaatttatatttaaaaaataaatttttataaaaagtgaataaactattataattaaatcatggtaatttttatttattatttatttattaaaatatatttttaataatatcattATCAGCATTTGCAAATATATCTTTCAATTATATATAGTTTATCACTATAAAATtgacttttaataatatttacggtagagtaaaaaaaatttcttttcattATTGTTGTAACaggtaaatttataaaaaaaatattaaaataatataatattttaatatagaatttactattaaaatttatttttaaaaaaaatattttaaccaattaaaaattattttggtataaataaattaataacgaagtgaaataaataaaaaaaactataacttaataataaaaacagtatataaaaataaattaaataatgagtaataacctaaaaaaaattaagtggaGACTGAAACTTGAAATCTTGAAAATGAAAAGCAAATTTTTtggattgaaaaataatatagaagatgagggactaaatagtaaaaatttctttgataaatgaattaaaaaatttaaaattataaaatataacgataatctaattaaataattttgaaataaggaTGAATTGATAAGTTTTTTAAACATGTAGGGACCTAATGATAATTTGTCatgttttaagaaaaattacctATATGctctttaaaaatttaaaaatttcaggcGGACCTATAGCCCTCTTGACCATGAATATGGGTCCGTCTCTGGTGAGAAATTATATATTGTAAAATTACATACCTGATATACAAATACAtgttaatcaaaataaaataaatagataaatatataaaatctatAATAAGCGAATAAGTGGaccttaaaaatatagtaataaaTTGGTAggtttcttttaataaaaaatataactacTCTGACCGCGGATTCATTCTCCCTATCAATCTCTCCATTTCTTTTACCCATTCTCTGGCTATTTTATTGGGGGACTTGGTAGTTATAGGTGGATTGGGGTTCAGTAGCGTTGAAACCTTTAGCTGCAGGGAGTACACTCAGGGGTGTGTTGAGGCCCCTCAGCTGCAGCATttgccccagccagtgggcaATATTTTAGAGCTAAAGAGCCATGGCTTGTAGCTCTTGGTCAGACAAGGTGGTTATGGGTGCGTTCCCTGCCGAGCTCGGTGAGAGATTAAACAGTACAGGTGGTTGGTTTGATGGGGTTGTGggattggaaaattaaaactgtTGACCTTCCTGAGTAGAGCTCAGGTCGTTTGGGGTATTGTTGGTGTGATTTTCGTTGTGGTTAATCATGTGGATCTTAGTGGGTGTTATGGAAATGGAAACTGCGGTGATGAAAATATCTCCTTCATTCCTACAGACGGTGCCAATTGATGTTCTGAAATCTAGAGAAAATAGGGTCTACAAGTATGTATCTAAGCTTGGTCTGAGGGGTCACGTATTCTCCCTTTATCTCTCTTTTCATTTATCTTCTAGTGATGCATAACTGCCACCCTCCTACAGTGCCACATGTCCTTGTCATGCAGACCTGTACGTACATACGTACTTGCTCGTCATGCGACCATTTAATTTCCCTTTTGATGCATGCTGGTAGGGCCGAGGCGTAGTCGGGCCTGTTCTCCTACTCTCTATCACATCACTGGTGCTAGGGTCTCCTTTGAGTGATCCAGGTCTTGGGTCAGTCCGGCCTGCTTTAATCACGGGCTGGATGGCGCGTTAATGGATCAGCCTGCTTAGTGGGTTCTATTGGACTTTGGgtctgtgtaatacccggctagactccggtatcggaattcctactgtccggtggaatttcggatgtcgaaaacctctagaagggtaaaatcatgtttttataaaatgttttcatgtattttatgtttttatttgagaaagaaaatgagttttgaatggaaataatcttggaggaagacccaggttcggccgccaaacctcaagttcggccgccgaacatgcatgcacttcgggagtgctttaggcccccgaaggcataagtgagggaagtccaggttcggccgccgaaccttatgttcggccgcagaacatggcatgcatgcggaggcacgttaggcccccgaaagtggcctggccagccacctataaaggtgtccccttgtccgaacgggcgagcttttctccccatcttcggccaaggtgagtctctgccgccctcatgccgatcttaagttcttccttcaaatctttcatgattttcatgagttttcacctttgttttgaagatttttgagcaaggagcaagttttggaacttggagattcaaggagctcgatctctcccatctccgagcttgaatcgtttctcctctcgattttcaagaggtaagcttagatccaaccctccttgcatgttttaagtaagttttaagttgtttcatggggtagaatggcatgtataggtttATGTCGAACATATGGggaatgtatgttgtttttgtgtgtttaatGCAATATGGTTGGGGCTTAGgctagcttgagacccctatgcGATTATATGTTTGGTTgtgcatgtttgggagtgttgtagaataggtttatgcatgtttgaatggtttgggaggcattatGCACaagaggaggctgagttctgccatttggaagaactcaggttcggccgccgaacctgcctgtggaggcaagctttcggctgctgaaccctgcccccgaaagttggactttcggctctggaagggagtttcagccaccgaaggtgccgccgaacttgcatgagttttgcctctggagggaaccttcggccgccgaaagtgccgctaaaggtgcatgactttcggctctggagggactttcggccgccgaacctgctgccgaaagtgccctgttcagccttcctttgcatgatttctatgattgttttaaggtgttttagggggtttttggggagtatttttagattcatattcatgtatgtttggtccctcatttgagtccacctgtgtaggttcggacccgaggaaccgagaaacCCAGCAgtaagtcagctgcttcagagtcttgtcagagctagccagaggtgagtggaataaaccttaatactttaaattaataaaagttctagcatgatacatgcatcatgaatgccatgagatatattaggttgtttgcattagaattcacgaatatgttgcattgcataatttgatgttgatgtggatggatgttggatgaccctttagtcctcgtatgatatgatatgatgatgatatgctatgaaagtccagatgtggcctacACGACgctcctggcaccatgtaagtgaaagtccggatgtggcttgcactacgccccggcattattggatatgtatgctatgatatgtttaagagaaagaccagatgtggcctgcactacgcccctggcatgattggactatgtagaggactattggtgacaaatccatccttgatgtgaattgtttgtgatgtgatgcattccatgaaagcatgaaattttaatataatgtttttactattctgctcactgggctctagtagctcacccctttcccttaacccccaagtttgcaggtacgagatagatcaggaggtcagcaggaataagaagttatattttatgtaatagttagaagtggacatgagaatgacgtaatgtaaagtatagtacatgcatgtaatgtaatgatatgttattgaggattagtattgtgcttgaccctagtatgtatagttaatcccctttttgtatacatgatctatgttttattatgtttatgtttaaccaagcttaatgtacgatatgataccctattggagcatttgatgagggctccaatgtgtggtttatgtttatagttatgtgcatgcacaggttaagcttggtaaaggaaagaaaaagtttacagttttatgtgtatgtatgatcatgtatgggatttgacaggtatacaggttgtatgttaggcttgctacgggtcccggcgaccttaagtcgacctggatcctagcgccagtagcgatccgattttcgggtcgttacagagttgtatcagagccctaggttcatatggtcggacctagagtgtcgggctcatagatgttataggaggtcaagcataataggaaggatcatgtccactaggataggatgtggagtcctgtcttgtatgatgatgtgaaatgccatgataatatacatgtgcattaatgctatgatatctatgttatgtatgtgatgcaggttcatgtgtttccacatgaaccatatgatgctaatgatctatgtgttatgtgctgtttttcagaaaacaggatgagaggaactcgtcgatctgcacgattgactggagtaccacctcaagacgagggcactgatgcccgtcctcctgcattgcctagggcaatgtcaagtaggtccagtagagaaagagtagtaagagaccctagaaggtctttggatctgggtagaagcaaatcagtgaggggaacagttcagggaggaatgtcagaagatatggatgtggatcagaggagggatggcagtctgggaatgagtatgtctgaagagggcatgggagagtcacagggaggcactcaggcctcggggtttgctcagccaccccaatacccactcttttctcagaatcccgggtattcgatgagaggtacatcagattaccctagctttaacccttatccttccCACATGCCATACCTACCTTTTTACctaccatacccacagtaccccatgtatccacccccaccttactatccaggtACAATAAACCCTACATCagagaatgttgcacctcctccaccaccagtagaacccacTGTCCCAGACACCCAAGTACCtaggcctagctcatctggagggagcaaggtcaagatgaccgattacatgaagcttggtgctcctcagtatgaaacaggtgatgacccgtttgagtaccttgggagggtcaagatgattacagatgagataggagctaatgacagtagagccatt
This is a stretch of genomic DNA from Manihot esculenta cultivar AM560-2 chromosome 2, M.esculenta_v8, whole genome shotgun sequence. It encodes these proteins:
- the LOC110608743 gene encoding G-type lectin S-receptor-like serine/threonine-protein kinase RLK1, coding for MDSSLACLLFSLFLLPRSLLAQNTNNIMVGSSLTAGDNKVRPWLSPSEDFAFGFHQLEKKDLYLPAIWYNKISTKTIVWYANIEYEPAVAPPRSKLELTADRGLVLTSPQGAEIWKSGINLGEAANGFMNDTGNFILSNSRSEILWESFDYPTDTLLPGQTLERGGQILSSRLTETNFSRGRFQFRLIPDGNAVLNSNNLPTGYAYAAYFFSNTVDSNLSNAGLRVVFNDSGYLYVLRASGIRVLLTPGRVVSAAENYQRVTLNFDGVFVQYSHPKNSTGNGGKWSVIRTMPDNICTGIIGLEGNTPCGFNGVCRLSTDQRPICSCPQRFSLLDPNDPHGGCRPDFYPQFCEENVSNSLKDFDFFELENTDWPTSDYDRYTPSNVEECQNACSEDCFCNVVVFKEGNCWKKKLPLSNGRRDDDFNGKTFIKVRKGNYTIRGPPLLPSPTPSEKKNKDSLVLVVSVLLGGSVLVNFVLSFYHLFFYHKKSKRIPPVAETAAESNLRCFSYKELFIATNGFKEVAGRGSFGIVYKGEIEMATKVPVAVKKLDRIVEEGEKEFRTEVKVIGQTHHKNLVQLVGFCDEGQHRLLVYEFMSNGTLANFLFTKTKINWNQRIQIAFGIARGLVYLHEECSTQIIHCDIKPQNILLDDYYNAKISDFGLAKLLVLDQSQTFTAIRGTKGYVAPEWFRNMAVTVKADVYSFGVLLLEIICGRKCVDTDVSAERGLLIDWAYDCYREGTISALVEDDDEAMNDMKKLERFVMVAIWCIQEDPALRPTMKMVVLMLEGIVQVTAPPCPCPFSTVFS